The following proteins are encoded in a genomic region of Liolophura sinensis isolate JHLJ2023 chromosome 5, CUHK_Ljap_v2, whole genome shotgun sequence:
- the LOC135466018 gene encoding LOW QUALITY PROTEIN: exosome complex component RRP41-like (The sequence of the model RefSeq protein was modified relative to this genomic sequence to represent the inferred CDS: inserted 1 base in 1 codon) — translation MAGLELLXDQGLRIDGRKAHELRKIQCRMGVFSQADGSAYIEQGNTKVLAAVYGPHEIRGGRGKALADKVLVNCQYSMATFSTGERKRRPRGDRKSTEMTMHLKQTFDAAIMTSLYPRSQIDIFVEVLQSDGGNYCACVNAATLALIDAGIPMRDFVCASSASFINDTPVVDISYLEESSGGPQMIMAVLPKSEQIVLLEMNSRLHEDNLSKVLDQAMKGCQDVYNVLNTVVREHVSKVAQNWDQ, via the exons ATGGCGGGACTCGAGCTGC TCGATCAAGGTTTGAGAATTGACGGACGAAAAGCACATGAACTGCGAAAAATACAGTGTCGAATGGGTGTATTTAGTCAAGCAGATGGCTCGGCTTatatagagcaaggaaacaccAAAGTTCTGGCCGCTGTCTACGGGCCGCACGAA ATTCGAGGTGGACGTGGAAAGGCTTTAGCGGACAAAGTTCTTGTAAACTGTCAGTACAGCATGGCGACTTTCAGTACCGGGGAGAGGAAGCGGCGACCGCGGGGAGATAGAAAGTCCACAGAGATGACCATGCATTTGAAGCAAACATTTGATGCTGCCATTATGACCAGTCTCTATCCTCGCTCTCAGATTGACATCTTTGTTGAG GTATTGCAGTCAGACGGGGGTAACTATTGCGCGTGCGTGAACGCAGCCACTTTGGCGCTGATTGACGCTGGTATTCCGATGAGGGACTTTGTGTGTGCTAGCTCAGCCAGTTTTATAAATGACACACCCGTAGTGGATATCAGTTACTTGGAGGAATCATCTGGAGGCCCGCAAATGATTATGGCAGTGCTTCCAAAATCTGAACAGATTGTACTATTAGAAATGAACTCAAGGCTTCACGAGGATAACTTGAGTAAAGTTCTGGATCAGGCCATGAAAGGTTGCCAGGATGTTTATAATGTTCTGAACACAGTTGTTAGAGAACATGTCTCCAAAGTAGCACAGAACTGGGACCAGTAA